TCTCTACTTGTTGTACCTTTGTACTTAAATCCTCCTGTATCTTCATATATCCCAAGGGCTAAGATTGTTGCATCTATGCTGTCAATCTTAATTTTTTCTCTTTTTAGTTTTTCTACAAATATCGTTGTTAAGGCTCCGGTTTTATAAAGATGAGTTTTATATTTTTTTGAATATGCTTTTTTTGGATGGTGGTCGTATATTTCTATTTCTACGTTTTCAGGAAGTGTTATATCTAAGAGTTGATGGTCTGTTATTATGGCTTTTGTTATTTTAGATATATCTAATTGATTTATTTTGATTATTTTATCTTTAAATTTTTCTGAGAATACATCAAGGGTTTTCTTTACTTTTAATTCATAACTGTTTGGTAAGAGGATTTTAAAATCTGGATTAAGTAAAGTTATAGCGTAAGCTGAGGAAAGCTCGTCTAAATCTGCTCCGTTTTGAAGGATTACTACTTGCAATTTTTCCTCTCTGTGATATAATATTTATCTCCAAATTGCCCAGGTGGCGAAACTGGCAGACGCGCTATCTTGAGGGGGTAGTGCCCGAGAGGGCGTGTGGGTTCAAATCCCACCCTGGGCACTTTATTTTATTCTCCTGCTACTGTAATATTTTCAACTATCAATGAAGGACTGCCAAGATTTCCATAAAATCTTAAATCATTTCCTACAAGTACAATATTATTTAGTATATCTAATATATTTCCGGCTATCGTAACACCTCTTACAGACTTAACGATTTCACCTTTATGATAGATAATTCCGGAAGCTCCAAGAGAAAAATCACCGGATATCGGGTCTGCTGTATGAAGTCCCATTAAATCTATTATATAAAATACTTCATCTGCATCGTCTAAAAATGCTTTAATATCATCTTTACCATTTTCTATATAAAAGTTTGTTATTCCAACAGATGGTAAAGTTCTAAAATCAGACCTTACGGCGTTTCCGGTAGATTTTAAGCCTGTTTTTTTAGCTGTATAGTTGTTATGTAAAAATCCTTTAAAAATACCATTTTCTATTAAAACTGTTTTTCCTTTTAAGTTTCCTTCTCCGTCGTATGTGGAACTACTAAATCCTTTTGGAAGTCTTCCATTGTCTACAAGCGTAAGCTTTTCATTTGCTACTTTTTTATTTATCTTATCTTTAAACAAGGTTTTATTTTTAATCAAAGCATCTGCAGTAAATGCTGATGAGAATGTGTCAAGGATTTCAACTGCTGCATGTGGTGGCAGCATTATTGTCATGTTTTTTGTAGCTATTGGTTTTGAGTTTAAAAGAGATACTGCATAGAAGACTGCCTCTTGTGCTATTTTGTCTAAATCAAGGTCTGATAAAAATCTTGTAGCGTTAAAACTCCATGATATCTGACTGTCTTCACCTTCTTGTGCAACGGCTGACACCATGGCTGAGTAGAATGTGCCTTTTTCTTTGATTTCTACTCCAAAAGAATTTATTAAAACTGTTTCAATGATGCTTTCTACAAAGGTTGAACTTCTAACCGCTTTAATTCTTTCATCTTTTTGTCTTACAAGCTTTTCTAATTCAATAGATTTTTCTACTTTCTCTGAATATGTAAGATTTACTGCAAAAGTGTCAAAGTATTCTATTTTCTCTGATTCTTCAAGCTTTTCAACAAATCCGTTAGCCTCATCCTCAGAAGTAATCTCAGCAAGCTCTTTTGCTGCCTTAATACAATCAGCTATATCTTTTTCTTCAAAAGATGTAGAGTACGCAAATCCTTGAGACTTTCCAAATAATACTCTAACAGAAAATCCGGCATCTTCTGAAACTGATACTTTATCAAGTTTAAGGTCGTTTGATTGAGATTTTAATTTCTTATTTTTCAGGTAGAAAATCTCCCATCCATAGTCTTTTAACTCTTTTTTTGCTATATCTATAACTTTTTCTAAACTCATATTAATCTGCTCCAAACAAAATTTTATTATTAATATCTTATCATGTATGTCATATTTAAATTTTACCTTGATTGGAGAAAGTGAAGAAAATTAAGAAATTCTAAAAAATTAAATAAACAGACTAAAAATAATAATATCATACGTCGGGTGAGAAATTACCTCCATAGTGAGGGTGTTCCAAAAATCCACATCGTCATTCTGAGCGAAGCGAAGAATCTTATTTTTTCTTATTTTAAAAAGAGGAGATCCTTCGGTTTACAGCCTCAGGATGACACGGAAAGGTAAGCCTACGAGAATTTTGGAACAGTCTTCCTCCATAGTTTACTTTTTCTAAAAAAGCTATAACCAATAGCATATGCATAGAGATAAGCAACAAAAGTCTTAATCTTTCTCCATCTACTTGTAAGATTGAAATTCTTTTTTGAGAATTTACTGCTTCAATAATCATTCAAAAATCTAAACAATTTACTCATTTTGTGTCTTATTCTTAATGACCTTACCTCGTGATAGCTTGCTGGATGAAACCATATGTCATAAACCACACCATCTTCATCACAAACCACCATAACCAAAAGTCCATAGTAAATACTTTCGTCATAATAATAGTGATTCTTCTTCTTTCTGATTTTGATTTTCTAAACAGATGCCAAGATTGAATAGAAGGACAAATTAGAAATCTGGCAAGTGTAAGAATAGGAGTGTTTGAAATGTAGGATGTGATATATAAAGCTGCAAGCTGTAAATCAGATACCTTAGGTGGTCTACCTGCTTTCTTTTTTGATTGAACGTTTAAAAGTATAGTTAAATGCTCAGAGATTTTTTGAAATATTGTAAAATAAAGATTAGAGTTTTGCATTTTTACTTCCTTGGTGGAATTTTTGCTATTACAATTTTAACTGCCACCAAGAAGTTTTTTTAGATGTTTTATTTATATTTGAATTTCTCACCCAAAGTATAGTAATTTAATAATAAGAATTTTAATAATCTAAGGAGGGTAAAGATGGAAAATTTAGAAACAGTTCATTTACAAGTAAAGGATATTTATTATCCACCGGAAGAGATCAAGAAAGAGTGTATAGTTCAAAACTACGAAGAGATGTACAAAAAATCTATTGAAAATCCTGATGAATTTTGGTCTGAAGTTGCAAATGAACTATTTTGGTATCAAAAGTGGGACAAGGTTTTAGAGTGGAATTTTCCTTATGCTAAATGGTTTATTGGCGGGAAAACAAACATCACATACAACTGTCTTGATAGACATGTTTTAAACGGAAAAAGAAATAAAGTAGCTTATATCTATGTTGATGAAGATGGAAACGAGAAAAAAATAACCTATGGCGAACTTTTGGAGCTTGTCAGTAGACTTGCAAATGGCTTGAAATCCCTTGGTGTCGGTAAAGGGGATAGAGTTTCTATTTATATGCCAAATACTATTGAAGCAATAGCAAGTATGCTTGCTTGTGCAAGGATTGGAGCTATACATAGCGTAGTTTTTGCAGGATTTAGCGAAGGGGCATTGAAATTAAGAATCAATGATGCAAAAGCAAAAGTAGTAATAACAGCAACCTACACAAAAAGAAGGGGTAAAAAAATACCATTACTTCCAACTGTAAAAGATGCAATTAAAGAGCTTGATTTTGTTAAAAAAGTTATTGTATGGGACAGGGATAATGAGCTTTCTGAAGATGAATACGGTAGCCATTATATAAACTTTCAAAAATTAATCAAGTCAAGCAGTCCTGTTTGTGAGCCGGAAGTTATGGATGCGGAAGACCCGTTGTTTATTCTTTATACATCAGGAACAACAGGAAAGCCAAAAGGCGTTCTTCATACAACAGGCGGTTATATGGTAAATACGTATTTAACAACAAAAACAGTATTTAACATAAAAGAAGATACAATCTATTGGTGTACAGCAGACATTGGATGGATTACAGGCCATAGCTATATTGTTTATGGACCGCTTGCGAATGGTGCAACGTCAGTAATAATGGAGGGTGTTCCGGTATATCCACATCCTGGCATTTGGTGGGAGTATGTTGAAAAATACAGAGTAAATGTATTCTATACAGCACCTACAGCCATTAGAATGCTTATGAGATTTGGAGATGAAATTCCAGCAAAATATGATTTATCGTCGTTAAAAATACTTGGTTCTGTTGGTGAGCCAATCAATCCAGAAGCTTGGATTTGGTATTATAAAAACATAGGAAGAGAAAAAGCTGTTGTAGTTGACACATGGTGGCAGACAGAAACAGGAGCACATATGATAACAACACTTCCATGTTACCCTGCAAAGCCGGGCAAAGCAGGAAAGCCATTATTTGGTGTGGTTCCGGCAGTTGTTGATAAAGAAGGCAATGAGCTTCCACCTAATACAGTGGGACATTTAGTGATTAAGAAACCATGGCCATCTATGCTTAGAACTTGCTGGGGAGAGCCGGAAAGATATGAAAAATACTGGAAAGAAATT
The window above is part of the Sulfurihydrogenibium sp. genome. Proteins encoded here:
- the acs gene encoding acetate--CoA ligase, producing the protein MENLETVHLQVKDIYYPPEEIKKECIVQNYEEMYKKSIENPDEFWSEVANELFWYQKWDKVLEWNFPYAKWFIGGKTNITYNCLDRHVLNGKRNKVAYIYVDEDGNEKKITYGELLELVSRLANGLKSLGVGKGDRVSIYMPNTIEAIASMLACARIGAIHSVVFAGFSEGALKLRINDAKAKVVITATYTKRRGKKIPLLPTVKDAIKELDFVKKVIVWDRDNELSEDEYGSHYINFQKLIKSSSPVCEPEVMDAEDPLFILYTSGTTGKPKGVLHTTGGYMVNTYLTTKTVFNIKEDTIYWCTADIGWITGHSYIVYGPLANGATSVIMEGVPVYPHPGIWWEYVEKYRVNVFYTAPTAIRMLMRFGDEIPAKYDLSSLKILGSVGEPINPEAWIWYYKNIGREKAVVVDTWWQTETGAHMITTLPCYPAKPGKAGKPLFGVVPAVVDKEGNELPPNTVGHLVIKKPWPSMLRTCWGEPERYEKYWKEIPGGVYSAGDLASVDEDGYIMILGRADDVLNVAGHRIGNAEVESAIVEHPAVAEAAVIGKPNEIKGESIKAFVILKEGYSPSQELITEIKETVKEVLGAIAVPDEVEFVDKLPKTRSGKIMRRVLRARELGQELGDISTLED
- a CDS encoding TldD/PmbA family protein; translated protein: MSLEKVIDIAKKELKDYGWEIFYLKNKKLKSQSNDLKLDKVSVSEDAGFSVRVLFGKSQGFAYSTSFEEKDIADCIKAAKELAEITSEDEANGFVEKLEESEKIEYFDTFAVNLTYSEKVEKSIELEKLVRQKDERIKAVRSSTFVESIIETVLINSFGVEIKEKGTFYSAMVSAVAQEGEDSQISWSFNATRFLSDLDLDKIAQEAVFYAVSLLNSKPIATKNMTIMLPPHAAVEILDTFSSAFTADALIKNKTLFKDKINKKVANEKLTLVDNGRLPKGFSSSTYDGEGNLKGKTVLIENGIFKGFLHNNYTAKKTGLKSTGNAVRSDFRTLPSVGITNFYIENGKDDIKAFLDDADEVFYIIDLMGLHTADPISGDFSLGASGIIYHKGEIVKSVRGVTIAGNILDILNNIVLVGNDLRFYGNLGSPSLIVENITVAGE